The following nucleotide sequence is from Flavimarina sp. Hel_I_48.
GGGATTTTGATGGTAGTGGTAAATATTCTGGGATTTATAAAAGTTCCGATAGCGGTACGACCTGGGATTTGATTTCTACCGAAAACAGTGATTTTCCAAATGGAGAGGGCGTGGGCCGCATTGGCCTTGCTGCCTATGATTCCAATACCATTTATGCTGTACTTGACAATCAAAATCACCGTAAACCGACAAAAAACACTAAAAAAGAGGGCTTAAATAGGGCCAATTTTGAAGATATTACCATGGATGCCTTTATGGATCTGGATGATAAAACCCTGGATGCCTTTCTACGGGATAATAATTTTGAGGACAAATATGACAGTAAATCTGTCAAAAACATGGTCAAATCAGGCACGATCAAACCTACAGATCTTGCGAAGTACCTGGAGGATGCAAACAATGCGCTTTTTGATACGCCGGTAATAGGCGCTGAGGTTTACCGCAGTGACAACGGCGGCATCAGCTGGAAAAAAATGAACGAGGATTTTATAGAAGACGTGTTTTACAGTTATGGTTATTATTTTGCATGGATTCGTGTTGACCCTTCTAACAAAAACAAGATTTACATAGGAGGTGTACCCATTATCAAGTCTGCAGACGCAGGAAAAACCTGGAAATCCATTGATGCGGAGAATGTACATTCTGACCACCACACCCTTTGGATAGATCCTAACCTGCCCGGCCACCTTATCAATGGCAACGATGGCGGTGTGAATATCACCTATGACGATGGCGCGACCTGGAGCAAAAACAATGCGGAAGCGCTGGGACAATTTTATGATATCGCGGTAGACAACCAGAAACCCTACAAAGTTTATGGCGGCCTTCAGGATAATGGTGTCTGGGTGGGCGATCATACCGCGACTAATGACAAAGGCTGGGAGTCTGACGGTGAATACCCCTGGAAAAGCATTATGGGTGGTGACGGTATGCAGGTACAGATAGATTCCCGAAATCCCGATATTGTTTACACCGGTTTTCAGTTTGGTAATTATTTCCGGCTGGATCGCGAGAAAGATACACAAACCTATATTCAGCCCAAGCATCAATTGGGCGAGTCACCTTACCGCTTCAACTGGGAAACGCCTATATTACTTTCCCCTCACAATCAGGATATTTTATATCTGGGTGCCAATAAACTCCTGCGTTCCTTTGATCAGGGCGCAACCTGGGAAGCCATTTCAGAAGACCTGACCCACGGTGCAAAAGAAGGCAATGTTGCTTACGGCACGCTTTCAAACATAAGCGAATCGCCGTTTCAATTCGGACTTATTTATACCGGTAGCGATGACGGAATCATACAGATCACTCAGGACGGTGGTGTCAATTGGGATATCTTATCTAAAGATCTTCCCGTAGATCTCTGGGTAAGCAGCGTAGTTGCTTCCCAGCATAAAAAAGAACGTGTTTATGCCACGTTAAACGGGTACCGATGGGATGATTTTACGCCCTATGTTTTTAAAAGTGATGACTACGGAAAAAACTGGGAGCCCATTGCAGAAGGATTACCGTTATCACCAGTAAATGTTATTATTGAAGATCCTGCAAAAGAAAACATCCTTTATCTGGGTACAGATAACGGTGCCTATATCTCCATGGATGCTGGCGTAACCTGGGAACTGTTCAGTAAAAACCTGCCACCAGTGGCCGTACATGACCTGGCTGTTCAGCAGGAGGAAAAAGACCTGCTCGTTGCAACCCATGGCCGAAGTATTTACCTTGCAGATATAGAACCCTTTCAGGCTACAACAAACCTAAGTTCCCTACAGTTTTTCGAGCCTAAGGAAGTGCAATTTTCTTCGCGATGGGGAAGCAAGCGCACCTGGGGAAAACCGAATATTCCAAAGACGGAATTGGTATTTCTATCCCCAGAAAAAGGAGAGGCCACGATTACCCTTCGATCTGCAAATGACAAGGAAATCAAGCAATGGAGAGTTGCGGCGGTAACAGGCTATAATTACATCAATTATGATCTTTCTATCCCCGAGAATGGCAAAAAAACCCTTGAAAACGGCAAAAAAGAGCTGGAAATCACAAAAGCGGACGATACTAAATATTATTTGCCAGCGGGCAACTATAACCTTACGATTTCCATCAATGGGAAATTCTCTAAAACCAAGCTGATCATCAAAGAAAATTCCACCACAAATCGCTATTCTGCACCTGATCCTGAAACAGAAGACTAGTTTTTAATCCAATACGTTTAGCTCTATCTTAGAAGCATACGCAAAGAGGTCTCTTTAGCGCATTCTATTTTTAGTGGTTTTGTTTAGAAATAAGCCTATTCCGCAAGCGATTGCGCGTATGGGCTTAAACAATCCTGTTCCTTATTTATACCCATTCCAAAAGGGGCGGTAAAGTTTGTAAAACAGGCTTCTGAGCCGTATTTT
It contains:
- a CDS encoding WD40/YVTN/BNR-like repeat-containing protein; the protein is MKFKASLLLLALCSFPSVKAQQPATAGETLQEAVTNLQNKAAASLVQNVPFKNIGPSIMSGRVVDLAVNPKNSAEFYVGYASGGVWHTKNNGTTFTPILDNAATQNVGTIAVDWSSKTIWVGTGENNASRSSYAGIGILKSTDGGKTWVNKGLTDAHHFGPISINPTNTSEVTVAVTGHLYSPNRERGIYKTTDGGETWEKTLFVGDQTGIIDLVRAKDNPRILFATAWQKDRKAWDFDGSGKYSGIYKSSDSGTTWDLISTENSDFPNGEGVGRIGLAAYDSNTIYAVLDNQNHRKPTKNTKKEGLNRANFEDITMDAFMDLDDKTLDAFLRDNNFEDKYDSKSVKNMVKSGTIKPTDLAKYLEDANNALFDTPVIGAEVYRSDNGGISWKKMNEDFIEDVFYSYGYYFAWIRVDPSNKNKIYIGGVPIIKSADAGKTWKSIDAENVHSDHHTLWIDPNLPGHLINGNDGGVNITYDDGATWSKNNAEALGQFYDIAVDNQKPYKVYGGLQDNGVWVGDHTATNDKGWESDGEYPWKSIMGGDGMQVQIDSRNPDIVYTGFQFGNYFRLDREKDTQTYIQPKHQLGESPYRFNWETPILLSPHNQDILYLGANKLLRSFDQGATWEAISEDLTHGAKEGNVAYGTLSNISESPFQFGLIYTGSDDGIIQITQDGGVNWDILSKDLPVDLWVSSVVASQHKKERVYATLNGYRWDDFTPYVFKSDDYGKNWEPIAEGLPLSPVNVIIEDPAKENILYLGTDNGAYISMDAGVTWELFSKNLPPVAVHDLAVQQEEKDLLVATHGRSIYLADIEPFQATTNLSSLQFFEPKEVQFSSRWGSKRTWGKPNIPKTELVFLSPEKGEATITLRSANDKEIKQWRVAAVTGYNYINYDLSIPENGKKTLENGKKELEITKADDTKYYLPAGNYNLTISINGKFSKTKLIIKENSTTNRYSAPDPETED